From one Triticum urartu cultivar G1812 chromosome 3, Tu2.1, whole genome shotgun sequence genomic stretch:
- the LOC125542900 gene encoding F-box/LRR-repeat protein At4g29420-like, whose protein sequence is MSDVVDPLDSLPSAILADVLGRVADAGDIAASRLASRALLAASYHCPRVRLSAAARARRLRGRGGGDGATAFRLAAANVASLLGTHLRSLALDASQGHGCSDQAIWAKHAEFDEANDLHLTSGESVAAWAATAAGPVLREVDIADFWPQSCWRKAEALPVISRLCHNLSTLRLRKAWLSVDGLRIMPNLTHLALESIRLDDENLSTLNECFPCLHTLNLIGVGGLKDPKIHLPQLKNCHWEVSDVPRSLAIHAPNLVYLELKCVRPGILILDTPSVSTLKLTIDKLGPTVQVDGLVNLKNLRIESSDLNSLLRLFSESRDVRTLDLELPASAGLSELYEAVEPELFSRATEVKLSPRFSYELMRRIVFSMTSYDCRSCLRKLLVHMPPSILTACPFIPLINNCAPLCEVTVLFHADSSDATRQAAASSWPLRFPDITWQWGTWQ, encoded by the exons ATGTCGGACGTCGTCGATCCCCTCGACTCCctcccctcggcgatcctcgccGATGTCCTCGGCCGCGTCGCGGACGCCGGGGACATCGCGGCTTCCCGCCTCGCCTCGCGCGCGCTGCTCGCCGCCTCCTACCACTGCCCCCGCGTCCGCCTCAGCGCGGCCGCCCGCGCGCGCCGCCTCCGCGGGCGCGGGGGCGGGGACGGCGCGACCGCCTTCCGCTTGGCCGCCGCGAACGTCGCCTCGCTCCTCGGGACGCACCTTCGCTCCCTCGCGCTCGACGCGTCCCAAGGGCATGGCTGCTCCGATCAAGCGATTTGGGCGAAGCACGCGGAGTTCGACGAGGCCAACGACCTGCACCTCACCAGCGGCGAGTCCGTGGCGGCGTGGGCGGCCACTGCCGCTGGCCCCGTCCTCCGCGAGGTGGACATCGCCGACTTCTGGCCGCAGTCGTGCTGGCGGAAGGCGGAGGCGCTCCCCGTCATCTCCCGTTTAT GTCATAATCTTTCAACACTGAGGCTGAGAAAGGCATGGCTATCTGTTGATGGGCTCAGGATAATGCCAAATCTGACTCATCTGGCACTTGAGTCCATTAGATTAGATGACGAGAACCTCAGCACATTGAATGAGTGCTTCCCTTGCCTTCATACTCTCAATCTTATTGGAGTTGGGGGGCTCAAGGACCCCAAGATTCACCTTCCTCAGCTGAAGAATTGCCACTGGGAGGTATCAGATGTTCCACGGTCTTTAGCTATCCATGCCCCTAACTTGGTTTATCTTGAGTTGAAGTGTGTTCGACCAGGAATCCTCATTCTAGATACTCCATCCGTGTCCACTCTCAAACTCACCATAGATAAACTTGGCCCTACCGTCCAAGTCGATGGCCTTGTGAATCTGAAAAACCTTCGGATAGAGTCATCGGATCTAAATTCCCTCTTGAGGCTGTTTTCAGAGAGTCGAGATGTCAGGACACTAGATCTTGAGCTACCTGCTTCTGCAGGCCTCAGTGAGCTTTATGAAGCGGTGGAGCCTGAGCTGTTTTCAAGAGCCACCGAAGTGAAGCTGTCGCCGAGGTTTTCATATGAACTGATGAGGCGCATTGTGTTCTCCATGACCAGTTATGACTGCCGAAGCTGTCTGAGGAAACTTCTGGTTCATATGCCGCCATCCATCCTTACTGCTTGCCCGTTCATACCCTTGATCAACAACTGCGCGCCGTTGTGCGAGGTGACTGTTCTTTTCCATGCGGATTCCAGTGATGCCACTCGCCAAGCTGCTGCATCCTCTTGGCCGCTGCGTTTTCCAGACATCACTTGGCAATGGGGTACTTGGCAGTAA